A window of Methanomassiliicoccus luminyensis B10 genomic DNA:
GACCTCGCCCCCGAGATGGAGAAGGAGATCGCCAACACCATGAACGATCTGAGGCCCAGGCTGATGGAGCTTCACCGGATCTTCAGCCGGGACAGCACCCTGAGGAAGAGGACCGCGGGCATCGGCAAGTTCTCCACCCAGGATGCCCGGTCGTACGGCGCGGTGGGGCCGGTGTCCCGCGCGTCAGGGGTGCCGCAGGACATCCGCCAGGACGGCTTCGCCGCCTACGGCATGATCGACTTCCGGCCGGTGGTCCGGGAGGAGGGTGACGTGTACGCCCGCATGATGGTGCGCATGGACGAGTGCCTTCAGTCGGTCGACATCATCGAGCAGTGCCTGGCCCTCCTGAAGGACGGACCCATCGCCATGCAGGTGCGCGGCCACCCCACCGGGGAGGTGTTCTCCCGGGTGGAGGCTCCCCGGGGGGAGCTGATGTACTACATCAAGGCCAAGGGGACCCTGAGCCTGGAGAGGATAAAGCTCCGGACCCCCGCGTTCATGAACGTGCAGGCGCTGCTGGCGATGATGCTGGGGTACCAGCTGTGCGACGTCGGCACCATATCGGTGTCGGTGGACCCGTGCATATGTTGCACGGACCGGTGATC
This region includes:
- a CDS encoding hydrogenase large subunit, whose translation is MSRSMIIPFGPQHAAYLEPLNVALKLEEERVVGAEVNIGYNHRGMERALSMDYKKSQYLCERVCGICSFHHSSVYCQGLERIFDVDAPERAKLIRSILMECQRLTSHLLALGHVAESVGYENLFMQSFRERELVMWLVNRISGNRVHYSMNVIGGVKRDLAPEMEKEIANTMNDLRPRLMELHRIFSRDSTLRKRTAGIGKFSTQDARSYGAVGPVSRASGVPQDIRQDGFAAYGMIDFRPVVREEGDVYARMMVRMDECLQSVDIIEQCLALLKDGPIAMQVRGHPTGEVFSRVEAPRGELMYYIKAKGTLSLERIKLRTPAFMNVQALLAMMLGYQLCDVGTISVSVDPCICCTDR